In Aquimarina spinulae, a single window of DNA contains:
- a CDS encoding DUF4172 domain-containing protein, whose translation MNYNWQQPNWTKLSYDLHDVEGALCDFVEKSECISAVLKAIQKQEHTQTLINILVSEAIKTSEIEGEYLSRRDVASSIRNNSGFNCSSRICKG comes from the coding sequence ATGAACTACAATTGGCAACAACCAAATTGGACAAAATTGAGTTATGATCTACATGACGTAGAAGGTGCTCTTTGTGATTTTGTAGAAAAATCAGAATGCATCAGTGCTGTTCTAAAGGCTATACAAAAGCAAGAACACACCCAAACTCTTATCAATATTTTAGTTTCAGAGGCAATTAAAACTTCTGAAATAGAAGGAGAATATTTAAGCCGAAGAGATGTTGCTTCTTCCATTCGTAACAATTCAGGTTTTAATTGTTCATCCAGAATCTGTAAAGGATAA